From Anaerohalosphaera lusitana, one genomic window encodes:
- the ltaE gene encoding low-specificity L-threonine aldolase — protein sequence MGVIDLRSDTVTQPTVRMREAMRDASVGDDVLGDDPTVQKLERLAVDKLGTEAAIFVPSGTMGNLVSAMVHCPRGSEVILGDKAHMFVYEAGGMSAAGGIQPHTIPNQADGTLRLEDIEHAVRAENVHFPRTRLICLENTQNKCGGRVLRPEYCWEVREIADKHALKMHLDGARVYNAAVALGIDVRELAEPFDSVSVCLSKGLSAPVGSVVCGRKDFVYEARRARKLLGGGMRQAGVLAAAGIVALEDMVDRLSEDHANAKELARGLAETGMFSLDAEAVETNIVYFDLAMDKIGADELVAKMAERGVLFLALGPGRFRMVTHCGISAGDVETALDVLGGVAGELQ from the coding sequence ATGGGCGTGATAGACCTTCGCAGCGATACGGTGACGCAGCCGACAGTAAGGATGCGGGAAGCCATGAGGGATGCTTCTGTGGGAGATGATGTGCTGGGTGATGATCCTACGGTGCAGAAGCTCGAACGGCTGGCGGTGGATAAGCTGGGGACCGAGGCGGCGATCTTTGTGCCGAGCGGGACGATGGGGAACCTGGTTTCGGCGATGGTGCATTGTCCGCGGGGCAGTGAGGTGATACTGGGTGATAAGGCTCATATGTTCGTTTATGAGGCTGGGGGGATGTCGGCGGCAGGGGGGATTCAGCCGCACACGATACCAAATCAGGCGGACGGTACGCTTAGACTGGAGGATATCGAGCATGCGGTGCGGGCGGAGAATGTGCACTTTCCGCGGACTCGGCTGATCTGCCTGGAGAATACTCAGAACAAGTGCGGCGGGCGGGTTCTGAGGCCGGAATATTGCTGGGAGGTTCGCGAGATCGCGGACAAGCACGCCCTGAAGATGCATCTTGATGGAGCGCGTGTTTACAATGCCGCGGTTGCGCTGGGGATAGATGTGCGTGAGCTGGCTGAGCCGTTCGATTCGGTCAGTGTGTGTCTGTCGAAGGGGCTTTCTGCGCCGGTTGGTTCGGTGGTATGCGGGCGGAAGGATTTTGTTTATGAGGCCAGGCGTGCGCGGAAACTGCTTGGCGGGGGGATGCGGCAGGCGGGGGTGCTGGCGGCTGCGGGGATCGTCGCGCTGGAGGATATGGTTGACCGGCTGAGTGAGGACCACGCCAATGCGAAGGAGCTTGCGCGGGGGCTGGCTGAGACGGGCATGTTCAGTCTGGATGCGGAGGCGGTTGAGACGAATATCGTGTATTTTGATCTGGCGATGGATAAGATCGGGGCGGATGAGCTGGTGGCGAAGATGGCTGAGCGGGGGGTGCTGTTTCTGGCGCTTGGGCCGGGACGGTTTCGGATGGTGACTCATTGCGGTATTTCGGCAGGCGATGTCGAGACCGCGCTTGATGTTCTTGGTGGAGTGGCCGGGGAACTGCAGTGA
- a CDS encoding helix-turn-helix domain-containing protein, which translates to MCLYARDLSTSEGQQIQRILRSSKSRIKIRRGQVILASNQGYKVPAIAELVHYSPHHVRAIIKDFNQRGLKALEPKPRPGRPPEFTEDDKAIIAETAKCPPDLLDCPFKRWSLEKLREYLVQEKIVPTISIETLRTILREKKVKLRRTKTWKECNDPDLKSKKN; encoded by the coding sequence ATGTGTCTGTACGCCAGAGACCTCAGTACCAGTGAAGGCCAGCAAATTCAGCGGATACTCCGCAGCAGCAAAAGCCGAATCAAGATTCGTCGCGGCCAAGTCATTCTTGCCTCTAACCAGGGCTATAAAGTTCCTGCTATCGCCGAGCTGGTTCACTATTCGCCGCACCATGTCAGGGCCATCATCAAAGACTTTAACCAACGCGGCCTTAAGGCGTTGGAGCCCAAGCCCCGGCCGGGAAGACCGCCGGAGTTTACCGAAGACGACAAGGCCATTATTGCCGAGACTGCAAAATGTCCGCCCGACCTTCTGGACTGCCCTTTCAAGCGGTGGTCGCTGGAAAAGCTGCGTGAATATCTTGTCCAGGAAAAGATCGTTCCTACGATCAGCATTGAAACACTCAGGACCATCCTGCGTGAAAAGAAGGTCAAGCTCCGGCGGACAAAGACATGGAAAGAGTGCAACGACCCCGATCTCAAGTCTAAAAAAAACTGA
- a CDS encoding LysE family transporter: protein MAEFLFSTVIISLSGVMAPGAMTAATLAHGTRHRHAGALITAGHAVVELPLIAFLLIGLATFLQNPAVKIAVGIAGGGFLCYMGYGMLKDMRNAEFKAGSMGSQKPLTAGIILSATNPYFLIWWATIGVKLALEAKEFSMLALVLFATLHLTCDLIWLEFLSHASYQGSKIMGDKLQKWVLGICGTALLFFGIKFLYDAATDLIG, encoded by the coding sequence TTGGCAGAATTCTTATTCAGTACGGTGATAATATCCCTCTCAGGCGTGATGGCCCCCGGCGCAATGACCGCCGCCACCCTCGCCCACGGCACCAGGCACCGTCACGCCGGAGCCCTGATCACCGCAGGCCATGCCGTCGTCGAACTGCCCCTGATCGCCTTCCTGCTGATCGGCCTGGCCACTTTCCTGCAGAACCCGGCCGTAAAAATCGCCGTCGGCATCGCAGGAGGCGGATTCCTTTGCTATATGGGATACGGCATGCTCAAGGACATGCGCAACGCAGAATTCAAGGCCGGCAGCATGGGCTCGCAAAAACCCTTGACCGCAGGCATAATCCTCTCCGCAACGAATCCCTATTTCCTCATCTGGTGGGCGACCATCGGCGTAAAACTCGCCCTCGAAGCAAAAGAATTCAGCATGCTCGCCCTCGTCCTCTTCGCAACTCTGCACCTGACCTGCGACCTCATCTGGCTCGAGTTCCTCAGCCACGCATCATACCAGGGCAGCAAAATAATGGGCGACAAACTCCAGAAATGGGTACTCGGAATTTGCGGCACCGCCCTGCTCTTCTTCGGCATAAAATTCCTATACGACGCCGCCACTGACCTCATCGGCTGA
- the tsaD gene encoding tRNA (adenosine(37)-N6)-threonylcarbamoyltransferase complex transferase subunit TsaD, producing MTNKKQINILGIESSCDETAAAVVTNGSRIRSSVVASQEDIHREWGGVVPELASRAHLENIYPVIKKAVDDANIDLHDIDAIAIANQPGLVVSLIIGVTAAKTLALTLDKPLISINHVHAHLQAAILAEENVELPAAALIVSGGHTNLYDCESPLDLRLLGSTIDDAAGEAFDKVASILGLGYPGGPVIDKVAKKGNPTAVRFPRSMMGKDSLDFSFSGLKTAVLYHCQGQDMKGTSQVDKMSEQEIADIAASFQAAVVEVLTRKTELAAQQIKARTVLVGGGVGANSALRESLTRSCEKSGRNLLIAPMKLCTDNAVMIASLAYHKYKAGLFADLTLEPKART from the coding sequence ATGACCAATAAAAAACAAATAAACATACTCGGCATCGAGAGCAGTTGCGACGAAACCGCCGCAGCCGTGGTCACCAACGGCAGCCGCATCAGGTCCTCCGTCGTCGCCTCGCAGGAAGATATTCACCGCGAATGGGGCGGAGTCGTGCCCGAACTCGCATCACGCGCCCACCTCGAAAACATCTACCCCGTGATCAAAAAAGCGGTAGACGACGCGAACATCGACCTTCACGACATAGACGCCATCGCCATCGCCAATCAGCCCGGCCTGGTCGTCTCGCTCATTATCGGCGTCACAGCAGCAAAAACACTCGCCTTGACACTCGACAAACCCCTGATAAGCATAAACCACGTCCACGCACACCTCCAGGCCGCAATACTCGCCGAAGAAAACGTCGAACTGCCCGCCGCAGCCCTTATCGTCTCTGGCGGACACACAAACCTCTACGACTGCGAATCCCCGCTCGACCTGCGTTTGCTCGGCTCGACCATAGACGACGCAGCAGGCGAAGCGTTCGACAAAGTCGCAAGCATCCTCGGCCTCGGCTACCCCGGCGGCCCCGTCATCGACAAGGTCGCAAAGAAAGGCAACCCAACCGCCGTACGCTTCCCCCGTAGCATGATGGGCAAGGATTCGCTGGACTTCTCCTTCTCCGGCCTCAAAACCGCCGTACTCTACCACTGCCAGGGCCAGGACATGAAAGGCACCAGCCAGGTAGACAAAATGAGCGAACAGGAAATCGCCGACATCGCCGCATCCTTCCAGGCAGCGGTCGTCGAAGTACTCACCAGAAAAACAGAACTGGCCGCCCAACAGATCAAAGCCAGAACCGTTCTCGTCGGCGGCGGAGTAGGCGCAAACAGTGCCCTCCGTGAATCACTCACAAGATCCTGCGAAAAGTCCGGCCGAAACCTCCTGATCGCACCGATGAAGCTCTGCACCGACAACGCGGTCATGATAGCATCCCTGGCATATCACAAATACAAAGCGGGTCTCTTCGCGGACCTCACGCTCGAACCGAAAGCGAGAACTTAA
- a CDS encoding carboxymuconolactone decarboxylase family protein encodes MANQAKDFYGEWKHKTKKMQEMAPDTVKGFAGMFEKIMGEGALSVREKELVALGIGLSEQCQPCIYLHVQKCLAAGATKEQIMEAASVSVVMSGGPAFTHLPEVIEALEALEA; translated from the coding sequence ATGGCTAACCAGGCCAAAGATTTCTACGGCGAATGGAAGCACAAAACCAAGAAGATGCAGGAAATGGCTCCCGACACCGTAAAAGGCTTCGCAGGCATGTTCGAAAAGATCATGGGCGAAGGCGCGCTCAGCGTCAGGGAAAAAGAACTCGTCGCTCTCGGCATCGGCCTTTCCGAACAGTGCCAGCCGTGCATCTACCTGCACGTCCAGAAATGCCTCGCAGCCGGCGCAACCAAGGAGCAGATAATGGAAGCTGCCTCGGTCTCCGTCGTAATGAGCGGCGGCCCAGCCTTCACCCACCTCCCCGAAGTAATCGAGGCCCTCGAAGCACTGGAAGCCTAA
- a CDS encoding transposase, translated as MIRRYVNQPASNGPTISFDEFGPLEVRPQPGQNYCHTDHPKRLPATYTRKHGVQHWLAFYDVHQKKLWGYVRPRKRHQEFLEVLKLTRKKYPANQRIHLILDNFSPHRKDKVLRYCRENNIHLIWTPTNASWLNPIECQFTHVKEFVIRGTNYQNHHELKTALNRYVAYRNRKTQQKLNLDN; from the coding sequence CTGATTCGCAGATACGTAAACCAGCCCGCTTCAAACGGGCCGACCATATCATTCGACGAGTTCGGACCGCTGGAGGTTCGTCCTCAGCCGGGCCAAAATTACTGTCATACCGACCATCCCAAGAGGCTGCCTGCGACCTATACCCGCAAACACGGCGTTCAGCACTGGCTGGCGTTTTACGATGTCCATCAGAAAAAGCTCTGGGGATATGTTCGGCCACGCAAGCGGCATCAGGAGTTCTTGGAAGTTTTGAAACTGACCAGGAAAAAGTATCCTGCGAACCAGCGGATACACCTGATACTGGACAATTTCTCGCCGCACCGCAAGGACAAGGTTCTGCGGTACTGTCGCGAGAACAATATTCATCTGATCTGGACGCCGACCAACGCATCATGGCTCAACCCTATCGAATGTCAGTTTACCCATGTTAAGGAATTCGTAATACGAGGAACTAATTATCAAAACCATCATGAGCTTAAAACTGCACTGAATAGATACGTAGCATATCGCAACAGAAAAACTCAGCAAAAGTTAAACTTAGATAATTGA
- a CDS encoding PilZ domain-containing protein: MDTVATQNRRMHDRLEMELDVMCQTVGLSGGKLFTGKTVDVSQGGALIELHGQGLHDGQLLSIEMSVPPSENLSEFGGRISNYGRVLRTEDNLSEGFNPGSDMVQRVAIEFCDNSHSGI; this comes from the coding sequence ATGGATACCGTGGCAACCCAAAACAGACGAATGCACGACAGACTCGAAATGGAACTGGACGTAATGTGCCAGACCGTCGGACTGTCAGGTGGCAAGCTTTTCACCGGCAAAACTGTCGACGTAAGTCAGGGCGGTGCACTCATCGAACTGCACGGCCAGGGTCTCCACGACGGCCAGCTCCTCAGCATCGAAATGTCCGTACCGCCTTCAGAAAATCTCTCCGAATTCGGCGGACGCATTTCCAACTACGGCAGGGTCCTCCGCACCGAAGACAACCTCTCAGAAGGCTTCAACCCCGGTTCAGACATGGTCCAGCGAGTCGCAATCGAGTTCTGCGACAACTCACATTCCGGAATATAA
- a CDS encoding RHS repeat domain-containing protein — MLAEYDGSDNFKRYRKAFLKLLLNLRPEIFSAGKACKIGNSRNYGRFCTTQPDGKRAAAKQNEFQNDFPVYGNYIDEPLMTSDGSTDLYYAHDHLYSTAALIDTAGNVVERCEYNAYGKATVYNADYTQSWAVSQKENPYLYTGRRLDILDGGSLKLQYSRHRYYDPQTGRFLQKDPLGIVPDALPRGQVMPKLQLTDGANFYSYVNANPAYCSDPFGLLRYSSVVSII, encoded by the coding sequence GTGCTGGCCGAATACGACGGCAGCGACAACTTCAAGCGGTACAGGAAGGCATTTCTGAAACTGCTTTTGAATTTGCGGCCTGAGATTTTTTCGGCTGGCAAGGCGTGCAAAATTGGCAATAGCCGTAACTATGGGCGATTTTGCACAACGCAGCCAGACGGAAAAAGGGCCGCCGCAAAGCAAAATGAGTTTCAAAATGACTTCCCGGTGTATGGCAACTACATCGACGAGCCTCTAATGACCAGCGACGGCAGCACGGACCTCTACTACGCCCACGACCACCTGTACAGCACCGCCGCCCTGATCGACACCGCAGGCAACGTCGTCGAACGCTGCGAATACAACGCATACGGCAAAGCGACCGTCTACAACGCCGACTACACGCAGAGCTGGGCTGTGTCGCAAAAAGAAAATCCGTACTTGTACACAGGCCGACGCCTGGATATACTGGACGGTGGCTCTTTAAAATTACAATATAGTCGCCACCGCTATTACGACCCCCAAACCGGCCGATTCCTGCAAAAAGACCCGTTGGGGATCGTGCCTGATGCTCTCCCACGAGGTCAAGTTATGCCAAAATTGCAGCTTACGGATGGCGCTAATTTCTATTCATATGTAAATGCAAATCCAGCATACTGTTCAGACCCATTTGGCCTTTTGCGGTATTCTAGTGTCGTTTCAATTATCTAA
- the larB gene encoding nickel pincer cofactor biosynthesis protein LarB codes for MDDKKLTQLLADVKSDQITIDDAVEKLRHLPFEDMGFARIDHHRHIRCGFPEVIYCPGKTTEHIVKIFLLLAKKGNNVIASRADREVYDAIAAQLDHPGLRYEELARMVILDQCDMPPTEHYIAVVTAGTADLPVATEAKLTAETMGQRTEFVCDVGVAGIHRLIGHSRTMEILREASVVIVVAGMEGALASVVGGLVNSPVIGVPTSVGYGANFQGLSALLTMLNSCASGITVVNIDNGFGAGYAASMINARLEKQR; via the coding sequence ATGGACGACAAGAAACTCACGCAATTACTTGCGGACGTTAAATCGGACCAGATAACCATTGATGACGCGGTCGAAAAACTTCGCCATCTGCCCTTCGAGGACATGGGCTTTGCCCGTATAGACCACCACAGACACATCCGCTGCGGCTTCCCCGAAGTGATCTACTGCCCCGGCAAAACCACCGAACACATCGTCAAAATATTCCTCCTGCTCGCCAAAAAAGGCAACAACGTCATCGCCAGCCGCGCTGACCGCGAAGTCTACGACGCGATCGCCGCCCAACTCGACCACCCCGGCCTCCGCTACGAAGAACTCGCCCGCATGGTCATCCTCGACCAGTGCGACATGCCCCCCACCGAACACTACATCGCTGTCGTCACCGCAGGCACCGCCGACCTGCCCGTCGCCACCGAAGCAAAACTCACCGCCGAAACAATGGGTCAGCGGACCGAATTCGTCTGCGACGTCGGCGTCGCCGGCATCCACCGCCTGATCGGACACAGCAGGACAATGGAAATACTCCGCGAAGCTTCGGTCGTCATCGTCGTCGCCGGCATGGAAGGAGCACTCGCCTCCGTCGTCGGCGGCCTCGTCAACTCCCCCGTCATCGGCGTTCCCACAAGCGTCGGTTACGGCGCCAACTTCCAGGGACTCTCCGCCCTGCTCACCATGCTCAACAGCTGCGCGTCAGGCATTACCGTGGTTAACATTGACAACGGATTCGGTGCAGGCTATGCTGCAAGTATGATAAACGCAAGACTCGAAAAGCAGAGATAA
- a CDS encoding secondary thiamine-phosphate synthase enzyme YjbQ, whose amino-acid sequence MKSFRKELWFETTKRRQLINITPDVEDCLEKSGIQEGFALVNAMHISASVFINDDESGLHHDFEVWLEKLAPEKPYSQYKHNGFEDNADAHLKRTIMGREVVVAITDGKLDFGPWEQIFYGEFDGKRKKRVLVKMIGE is encoded by the coding sequence ATGAAGAGCTTTAGGAAAGAACTATGGTTTGAAACCACCAAACGCAGACAACTCATCAACATCACACCGGACGTAGAGGATTGCCTCGAAAAATCCGGCATCCAGGAGGGCTTCGCACTTGTAAACGCCATGCACATCAGCGCCTCGGTCTTCATCAACGACGACGAATCGGGACTGCACCATGATTTCGAGGTCTGGCTCGAAAAGCTCGCACCCGAAAAACCCTACAGCCAGTACAAGCACAACGGCTTCGAGGACAATGCCGACGCCCATCTCAAACGCACTATCATGGGCAGAGAAGTCGTCGTCGCAATAACAGACGGCAAGCTCGACTTCGGACCATGGGAACAGATTTTCTACGGCGAATTCGACGGCAAACGCAAAAAACGCGTCCTCGTCAAGATGATCGGCGAATAA
- the rsmH gene encoding 16S rRNA (cytosine(1402)-N(4))-methyltransferase RsmH gives MSVNNRPTKKKGKHKAGRRSGRGKTAPGTHVPIMVSEVVNCLEPGPGQTVVDCTLGYGGHARKFLQKIGPEGRLIGLDCDAKELARTAKRLKKFGDAFVPRRANFSELEEVLGELEISKVDIIFADLGLSSMQIDDPGRGIHYKNDGPLDMRMDDRLERTAADVVAEISEEELAEALWKYSDEPDSGVIAAFICGQRQAAPITRVDQLKRIVLNAKGLTEATWKKQQKSQSFGGAHPAARTFQALRILVNDELGALEQLLEAAPGCVKAGGRIGIISFHAGEDRLVKNAFREGLKKGVYQAVSKGAITPRQGEIRKNPRSSSARFRWAQLA, from the coding sequence GTGTCTGTGAATAATCGACCGACAAAAAAGAAGGGTAAGCATAAGGCCGGGCGGCGTTCGGGGAGGGGTAAGACTGCGCCCGGTACGCACGTGCCTATTATGGTGAGTGAGGTGGTTAACTGTCTCGAGCCCGGACCGGGCCAGACGGTTGTGGACTGTACGCTTGGTTACGGGGGACACGCACGGAAATTTCTGCAGAAGATAGGGCCGGAGGGGAGGCTGATCGGTCTGGACTGCGATGCGAAGGAGCTGGCGAGGACCGCTAAGCGGCTAAAAAAGTTCGGTGATGCGTTTGTTCCGCGCCGAGCCAATTTTTCCGAGCTGGAGGAGGTGCTGGGAGAGTTGGAAATTTCCAAGGTGGATATTATATTTGCGGATCTCGGGCTTTCGAGTATGCAGATCGATGATCCGGGGCGGGGGATCCATTACAAGAATGACGGTCCGCTGGATATGCGGATGGATGACCGGCTGGAAAGGACCGCTGCTGACGTGGTGGCTGAGATATCGGAAGAGGAGCTGGCTGAGGCGTTATGGAAGTATTCGGATGAGCCGGACAGCGGGGTGATCGCGGCGTTTATCTGCGGACAGCGTCAGGCGGCGCCGATAACCAGGGTCGATCAGTTGAAGCGGATCGTTTTGAATGCAAAGGGGTTGACGGAGGCGACGTGGAAAAAGCAGCAGAAAAGTCAGTCGTTCGGCGGGGCTCACCCGGCGGCGCGTACGTTCCAGGCTTTGCGTATACTTGTGAACGACGAGCTGGGTGCGCTGGAGCAGCTTCTGGAGGCGGCTCCCGGGTGTGTCAAGGCTGGGGGACGCATTGGGATCATCAGTTTCCATGCGGGGGAGGATCGGTTGGTCAAGAATGCGTTTCGCGAGGGGTTGAAAAAAGGTGTTTATCAGGCTGTAAGCAAAGGTGCGATAACGCCTCGTCAGGGGGAGATAAGAAAGAATCCGCGGAGTTCATCTGCTCGGTTCAGGTGGGCCCAGTTGGCTTAG
- a CDS encoding YhjD/YihY/BrkB family envelope integrity protein produces MVDKLKKPIRQIRQLLNRPSEELGKLGKFVVFQARLWPRCVRLLKQNRSGQQAAALSYHTLFGIVPLAIVMLMVFQMFPAYRHVGTRVKSFFYEQVNLSGIQYPTQVEDGEPIALTQKIDEMTQGFISELNAGAITLVSALIVIWAAIGLLTTIEKAFNRIWNAERGRDFLRRLVNYWALLTLTPLLLGVGFYVSTRYLVLENWQTEGFLEFIRPLVTYAISTIAFFFLYFVLPNTKVKAGPALWGAAVAALIWGAAKWAFGMYVTELVPYNAVYGMLGLIPLTVLWIYVTWLIVLFGLQVTYTTQNLKSLSDSEITKMQRREGYFIASDFAVVKIMGFIYRSYFCNRSPVSSEDVCESLRLPAAFVSKILKHLTARGLLFQTSEPVEGYVLATDAENISVDEIIESTEKATFKVETGELPTNIDGVVERCRDTYRNLTLKEVMGGDLCASAAGVEDADSGAGDEGDVEGADVEAVETLDIDEMKRGRSDEMGVDEQGVEPGEDVEDERLERGEESRDLEEGEGDDSEDDAGDEGSAGDAERTGGEDSADGEEDEPGGNEFRRL; encoded by the coding sequence ATGGTTGATAAACTTAAAAAACCGATTCGACAGATAAGGCAACTGCTCAACAGGCCCTCGGAGGAGCTTGGCAAGCTGGGGAAGTTTGTGGTTTTCCAGGCAAGGCTGTGGCCGAGGTGTGTGCGGCTGCTCAAGCAGAATCGGTCCGGGCAGCAGGCGGCTGCGCTTTCATATCATACCCTGTTCGGTATTGTTCCGCTGGCGATCGTAATGTTGATGGTTTTTCAGATGTTTCCGGCATACCGACACGTTGGTACGCGGGTGAAGAGCTTCTTTTATGAGCAGGTGAACCTGAGCGGCATACAGTATCCTACGCAGGTCGAAGACGGGGAGCCGATAGCGCTGACTCAGAAGATAGATGAGATGACGCAGGGTTTTATATCGGAGCTCAATGCGGGGGCGATCACGCTGGTTAGTGCGTTGATCGTGATATGGGCGGCGATAGGTTTGCTGACTACGATCGAGAAGGCGTTTAATCGTATATGGAACGCGGAGCGGGGGAGGGATTTTCTGCGGAGGCTGGTGAACTACTGGGCGCTGCTGACTTTGACGCCGCTGCTGCTTGGTGTGGGTTTTTATGTGAGTACGAGGTATCTCGTTCTCGAGAACTGGCAGACGGAGGGGTTTCTGGAATTCATTCGCCCGCTGGTTACGTACGCTATCAGCACGATCGCATTTTTCTTTTTGTATTTCGTTCTGCCGAATACGAAGGTCAAGGCTGGGCCCGCGCTTTGGGGTGCGGCGGTGGCGGCGCTGATCTGGGGTGCGGCTAAGTGGGCGTTTGGAATGTATGTGACGGAGCTTGTGCCGTACAATGCGGTTTACGGGATGCTGGGGCTGATCCCGCTGACTGTGCTGTGGATATATGTGACGTGGCTGATCGTGCTGTTTGGGCTGCAGGTGACGTATACGACGCAGAATCTGAAGAGCCTGAGCGATAGTGAGATCACGAAGATGCAGCGGCGGGAGGGGTATTTCATTGCGAGCGATTTTGCGGTCGTGAAGATAATGGGGTTTATTTACCGGTCGTATTTCTGTAACCGTTCACCGGTGAGTTCTGAGGATGTTTGTGAGAGTCTGCGGCTACCTGCGGCTTTTGTGAGTAAGATACTCAAGCATCTGACCGCCCGGGGGCTGCTGTTCCAGACGAGTGAGCCGGTCGAGGGTTATGTGCTGGCGACGGATGCTGAGAATATCAGTGTGGATGAGATCATCGAGTCGACGGAGAAGGCTACTTTCAAGGTGGAGACGGGTGAGCTGCCGACGAATATTGACGGTGTCGTTGAGAGGTGCCGGGATACGTATCGGAATCTTACGCTGAAGGAGGTTATGGGCGGGGATCTTTGTGCGAGTGCTGCTGGGGTTGAGGATGCAGATTCTGGGGCGGGCGATGAGGGTGATGTTGAAGGTGCGGATGTTGAGGCTGTTGAGACGCTGGACATCGATGAGATGAAGCGTGGCCGTTCGGATGAGATGGGTGTGGACGAGCAGGGCGTGGAGCCGGGTGAGGACGTTGAGGATGAGAGGCTTGAGCGGGGGGAAGAATCCAGGGATTTAGAGGAAGGCGAGGGGGACGATAGTGAGGATGATGCTGGGGATGAGGGGAGTGCCGGGGATGCTGAAAGGACTGGGGGTGAAGATAGTGCCGATGGGGAAGAGGATGAGCCGGGGGGCAACGAATTCAGGCGGCTGTGA
- a CDS encoding NAD(P)H-hydrate dehydratase has protein sequence MQEIKTLPTLKPRAQDSHKGTFGRVLVAGGSWGMSGAPAMTALSALRSGAGLVKVACPDSVLPTIASISPCYTTLSLADDDGAMAGEAVGPLLAETEQNDVIAFGPGVTTARGVRDCLTALLREKDLKIVLDADGLNCLAKIHSRHEKVSASAVLTPHPGEMKRLWKALVREDQPADRIEQAAKLASSTGTVVTLKGAGTVVSDGERYYVNETGNPGMSTGGTGDVLTGIIAALIGQGLDNFDASVLGVHLHGLAGDIAAERTGQISLIATDVIDALPQAFRKIQS, from the coding sequence ATGCAGGAAATAAAAACACTGCCGACACTAAAACCCAGGGCCCAGGATTCGCACAAGGGCACCTTCGGCAGGGTCCTGGTCGCAGGAGGCTCCTGGGGAATGAGCGGCGCCCCGGCAATGACCGCACTCTCGGCCCTGCGTTCCGGAGCGGGCCTGGTAAAAGTCGCATGCCCCGACTCCGTCCTGCCCACGATCGCCAGCATAAGCCCCTGCTACACAACCCTCAGCCTCGCAGATGACGACGGCGCTATGGCCGGCGAAGCTGTCGGCCCATTACTCGCAGAAACCGAACAAAACGACGTGATCGCATTCGGCCCCGGCGTAACCACGGCCCGCGGAGTCCGAGACTGCCTCACCGCCTTATTGCGGGAAAAGGATTTGAAAATCGTCCTCGATGCGGACGGCCTCAACTGCCTCGCCAAAATTCACAGCAGACACGAAAAGGTCAGCGCATCCGCCGTCCTGACGCCCCACCCCGGAGAGATGAAACGCCTCTGGAAAGCATTGGTACGCGAAGATCAGCCCGCTGACCGCATCGAACAGGCCGCAAAACTCGCATCATCCACCGGCACAGTTGTCACGCTCAAGGGAGCAGGCACCGTCGTAAGTGATGGCGAAAGATACTATGTCAACGAAACCGGAAACCCCGGCATGTCCACCGGAGGAACCGGAGACGTGCTGACCGGCATCATAGCGGCACTGATCGGTCAGGGTCTGGACAATTTTGATGCCTCGGTACTCGGCGTACACCTCCACGGCCTCGCAGGTGACATCGCAGCCGAACGAACCGGACAGATATCCCTGATCGCAACAGACGTGATCGACGCCCTCCCGCAAGCATTTAGAAAGATTCAATCTTAA